A single Streptomyces sannanensis DNA region contains:
- a CDS encoding ABC transporter permease codes for MTTSTLTRAGTASKKGGGRRKLTLPVVLLIVAGGLALFSLVRVISGADDLTSVGQVSGALQLAVPIGLAGLGGLWAERSGVVNIGLEGMMILGTWFGAWAGYQWGPWTGVAVGIMGGALGGLLHAVITVTFNVNHIVSGVAINILAVGVTRYLSNFTFAEAPGGSSKQSPRIDQITDITIPGLSDWLADLQAKHWFFVSDLAGVLGGLVTNLSLLTVVAVLLFPATWWVLWRTGFGLRLRSCGENPVAAESLGVNVYKYKYIGVVVSGGLAGLAGAFLAIVSTGIYQEGQTGGRGYIGLAAMIFGNWMPGGLAMGAGLFGFTDSLKLRGGAENVHAMLLLLAILLLLATAWQLYKKKYWQAAICLGASGGLFAWYGLTSEVPSQFVDAAPYVTTLLVLALSAQRLRMPKADGMPYKKGQGK; via the coding sequence GTGACCACCAGCACTCTCACCCGTGCAGGCACTGCGTCCAAGAAGGGCGGCGGCCGCCGCAAACTGACCCTGCCCGTCGTCCTGCTGATCGTCGCAGGAGGTCTGGCACTGTTCTCGCTGGTCCGAGTGATCAGCGGAGCCGACGACCTCACCTCCGTGGGTCAGGTCTCCGGTGCGCTCCAGCTCGCCGTGCCGATCGGTCTCGCCGGTCTCGGCGGCCTGTGGGCCGAGCGGTCGGGTGTCGTCAACATCGGCCTCGAAGGCATGATGATCCTCGGCACCTGGTTCGGTGCCTGGGCCGGCTACCAGTGGGGCCCGTGGACCGGTGTCGCCGTGGGCATCATGGGCGGCGCGCTCGGCGGTCTGCTGCACGCCGTCATCACCGTGACGTTCAACGTCAACCACATCGTCTCCGGTGTGGCGATCAACATCCTGGCGGTCGGCGTCACCCGCTACCTGTCGAACTTCACGTTCGCCGAGGCCCCGGGCGGCTCCTCCAAGCAGTCCCCGCGCATCGACCAGATCACCGACATCACCATCCCAGGACTGTCGGACTGGCTGGCCGATCTCCAGGCCAAACACTGGTTCTTCGTCTCGGACCTGGCAGGCGTACTCGGCGGTCTGGTGACCAACCTGTCCCTGCTGACCGTCGTCGCGGTGCTGCTCTTCCCCGCCACCTGGTGGGTCCTGTGGCGCACCGGCTTCGGTCTGCGCCTGCGCTCCTGCGGTGAGAACCCGGTCGCCGCCGAGTCCCTCGGCGTCAACGTCTACAAGTACAAGTACATCGGCGTCGTCGTCTCCGGCGGCCTGGCCGGTCTCGCGGGTGCCTTCCTCGCCATCGTGTCCACCGGCATCTACCAGGAGGGCCAGACCGGCGGCCGCGGCTACATCGGTCTCGCCGCGATGATCTTCGGTAACTGGATGCCGGGCGGTCTGGCGATGGGCGCGGGCCTCTTCGGCTTCACCGACAGCCTCAAGCTGCGCGGCGGCGCCGAGAACGTCCACGCGATGCTCCTGCTGCTGGCGATCCTGCTGCTGCTCGCCACGGCCTGGCAGCTGTACAAGAAGAAGTACTGGCAGGCCGCGATCTGCCTCGGAGCGTCCGGCGGGCTCTTCGCCTGGTACGGACTCACCAGCGAGGTGCCCAGCCAGTTCGTGGACGCCGCGCCGTACGTCACCACCCTGCTGGTACTCGCGCTCTCCGCACAGCGGCTCCGCATGCCCAAGGCGGACGGCATGCCCTACAAGAAGGGCCAGGGCAAGTGA
- a CDS encoding cytidine deaminase, whose translation MTAPAIDWEALRRAARDAMSRAYAPYSGFPVGVAALVDDGRTVTGCNVENASYGLSLCAECGLVSALQLSGGGRLTHFTCVDGKGNLLMPCGRCRQLLYEFGGPELLVDTAAGVLPLSELLPQAFGPDRLH comes from the coding sequence GTGACAGCCCCGGCGATCGACTGGGAAGCCCTCCGCAGGGCGGCCCGGGACGCCATGTCCCGGGCCTACGCCCCCTACTCGGGCTTCCCGGTGGGCGTCGCGGCGCTCGTCGACGACGGTCGCACCGTCACCGGCTGCAATGTCGAGAACGCCTCCTACGGGCTGTCCCTGTGTGCCGAATGCGGCCTGGTCTCCGCCCTCCAGCTGAGCGGTGGCGGCCGGCTGACGCACTTCACCTGCGTCGACGGCAAGGGAAACCTGCTGATGCCGTGCGGCCGCTGCCGGCAGCTGCTGTACGAATTCGGCGGTCCGGAGCTGCTGGTGGACACCGCGGCGGGCGTCCTCCCGCTCTCCGAGCTGCTCCCGCAGGCATTCGGCCCGGACCGTCTGCACTGA
- a CDS encoding thymidine phosphorylase: MDAISVIRTKRDKGELSPEQIDWVIDAYTRGEVADEQMSALAMAILLNGMNREEISRWTAAMIASGERMDFSSLSRPTADKHSTGGVGDKITLPLAPLVAACGAAVPQLSGRGLGHTGGTLDKLESIPGWRALLSNEEMLNVLDTAGAVICAAGDGLAPADKKLYALRDVTGTVEAIPLIASSIMSKKIAEGTGSLVLDVKVGSGAFMKNIDDARELASTMVGLGTDHGVKTVALLTDMSTPLGLTAGNALEVRESIEVLAGGGPQDVIDLTLALAREMLAAAGIEDADPAKALADGSAMDVWRRMITAQGGDPDAALPVAREQHHVTAPSTGILTRLDAYDIGVAAWRLGAGRARKEDPVQAGAGIEIHAKPGEPVTAGQRLLTLHTDTPERFDYALQALTSAFDIAPTGTDYTPTPIVLDRIA, from the coding sequence ATGGACGCCATCTCCGTCATCCGCACCAAGCGGGACAAGGGTGAGTTGAGCCCTGAGCAGATCGACTGGGTCATCGACGCCTACACCCGCGGCGAGGTCGCCGACGAGCAGATGTCGGCGCTGGCGATGGCGATCCTGCTCAACGGCATGAACCGTGAGGAGATCTCCCGCTGGACCGCGGCGATGATCGCGTCCGGCGAGCGCATGGACTTCTCCTCCCTCTCCCGCCCGACCGCCGACAAGCACTCCACCGGCGGCGTCGGCGACAAGATCACGCTGCCGCTGGCCCCGCTGGTCGCCGCGTGCGGCGCCGCCGTCCCGCAGCTGTCCGGCCGGGGCCTCGGCCACACCGGCGGCACCCTCGACAAGCTGGAGTCCATCCCCGGCTGGCGGGCCCTGCTCTCCAATGAGGAGATGCTGAACGTCCTCGACACCGCCGGCGCTGTCATCTGCGCGGCCGGCGACGGCCTGGCCCCGGCCGACAAGAAGCTCTACGCCCTGCGCGACGTCACCGGCACGGTCGAGGCCATCCCGCTGATCGCCTCCTCGATCATGTCCAAGAAGATCGCAGAGGGCACCGGCTCACTGGTCCTGGACGTCAAGGTCGGCAGCGGCGCCTTCATGAAGAACATCGACGACGCCCGGGAGCTCGCCTCCACCATGGTCGGCCTCGGCACCGACCACGGTGTGAAGACGGTCGCCCTGCTCACCGACATGTCCACCCCTCTCGGCCTCACCGCCGGCAACGCCCTCGAGGTCCGGGAGTCCATCGAGGTCCTCGCGGGCGGCGGCCCCCAGGACGTCATCGACCTGACTCTTGCCCTCGCCCGCGAGATGCTCGCAGCGGCGGGCATCGAGGACGCCGACCCGGCGAAGGCCCTCGCCGACGGCTCCGCGATGGACGTCTGGCGCCGCATGATCACCGCGCAGGGCGGCGACCCGGACGCGGCACTCCCGGTCGCCCGCGAGCAGCACCATGTGACGGCCCCCTCCACCGGCATCCTCACCCGCCTCGACGCCTACGACATCGGCGTCGCCGCCTGGCGCCTGGGCGCCGGCCGCGCCCGCAAGGAGGACCCGGTGCAGGCGGGCGCCGGTATCGAGATCCACGCCAAGCCGGGCGAGCCGGTGACCGCGGGCCAGCGCCTGCTGACCCTCCACACGGACACCCCGGAGCGGTTCGACTACGCCCTCCAGGCACTGACCTCGGCGTTCGACATCGCCCCGACGGGCACGGACTACACGCCGACGCCGATCGTCCTGGACCGCATCGCCTGA
- a CDS encoding Uma2 family endonuclease, translating into MSALTVDPASAQGHEWDDLVRIREETDAPEGCKVEIIEGIVTVAPPPANSHNHIADLIQRRLYSVIPEDWGIYQTLGVAVPSKDGLYIPDLVVAPRAVLSEPGNFIPAAAAELVVEITSKANGNHDRIQKVAGYAQAGVPLYLLIDPWHSGRPTATLLAEPADGTYRILSSVEYGGKLTLPDPFDLELDTGTFPVG; encoded by the coding sequence ATGAGCGCACTCACCGTCGACCCCGCGTCGGCCCAGGGCCACGAGTGGGACGACCTCGTCCGTATCCGGGAGGAGACGGACGCGCCCGAGGGCTGCAAGGTGGAGATCATCGAGGGGATCGTCACCGTGGCACCACCGCCGGCCAACAGCCACAACCACATCGCCGACCTGATCCAGCGACGCCTGTACAGCGTGATCCCAGAGGACTGGGGGATCTACCAGACACTCGGGGTGGCGGTGCCGTCCAAGGACGGCCTCTACATTCCGGATCTCGTCGTGGCCCCCCGTGCCGTACTCAGCGAACCCGGCAACTTCATCCCGGCCGCTGCCGCGGAACTGGTCGTCGAGATCACCTCCAAGGCAAACGGCAACCACGACCGCATCCAGAAGGTCGCGGGCTACGCCCAAGCAGGCGTCCCCCTCTACCTCCTCATCGACCCGTGGCACTCGGGCAGGCCCACTGCCACGCTCTTGGCCGAACCGGCAGACGGCACGTACCGGATTCTCAGCTCCGTCGAGTACGGCGGGAAGCTGACGCTGCCGGACCCCTTCGACCTCGAACTCGACACAGGGACCTTTCCGGTCGGCTGA
- a CDS encoding STAS domain-containing protein, translating to MTKPITLVVGGPAVGPGDVPVLCARLGELHAEGATEVVCDVGGVTEPDLTAVEALARLRLTARRLGCRIRIRHPTPLLHRLLAQTGLAEALGEPEEREPALGVEERVQTDDPAP from the coding sequence ATGACGAAACCGATCACACTGGTCGTCGGCGGCCCGGCGGTGGGCCCCGGCGATGTTCCCGTGCTGTGCGCGCGGCTCGGCGAGCTGCATGCGGAGGGGGCCACGGAGGTGGTCTGCGACGTCGGCGGGGTCACCGAGCCCGACCTGACCGCGGTCGAGGCGCTGGCCCGGCTGCGGCTGACCGCGCGGCGGCTCGGGTGCCGGATCAGAATCCGGCACCCCACCCCGCTGCTGCACCGGCTGCTCGCACAGACCGGACTAGCCGAGGCGCTCGGGGAGCCCGAAGAGCGGGAACCAGCGCTCGGTGTCGAGGAACGCGTTCAGACCGACGATCCTGCCCCCTGA
- a CDS encoding sigma-70 family RNA polymerase sigma factor — protein MSDLAATADLESRLEQHRVELTGYCYRMLGSSFEAEDAVQDTLVRAWRSLDRFEGRSSLRSWLYRIATNVCLDMLNAGNRRARPMDLSSPQPQASAVLHTRPEATWLEPVPDAAVLPTVADPAETAVARESVRLAFVAALQHLPAKQRAVLILREVLAWKASEVAELLETTVASVNSALQRARATLADAPPRGTDAADPLDESQRKLLERYVAAFEGYDMDSLTALLHEDATLSMPPFDLWLHGPADIRAWHEGQGIGCKGSRLIPTVANGTPAFGQYRPSEDGSGHTPWALQVIEISGGRIVGLNAFLDTERWFPLFGLPERLG, from the coding sequence ATGAGTGATCTCGCAGCGACAGCAGACCTGGAATCCCGCCTCGAGCAGCACCGGGTCGAGCTGACCGGGTACTGCTACCGGATGCTGGGCTCGTCCTTCGAGGCGGAGGACGCGGTACAGGACACGCTCGTACGGGCGTGGCGCAGCCTCGACCGGTTCGAGGGCCGGTCGTCGCTGCGGTCCTGGCTCTACCGCATCGCGACCAACGTGTGTCTCGACATGCTGAACGCGGGCAATCGCCGGGCCCGCCCCATGGATCTTTCGTCCCCCCAGCCGCAGGCCTCGGCGGTGCTTCACACCCGGCCCGAGGCCACCTGGCTGGAGCCCGTGCCGGACGCGGCGGTGCTGCCGACGGTCGCCGATCCCGCGGAGACGGCGGTCGCCAGGGAGTCGGTGCGGCTCGCCTTCGTGGCCGCGCTGCAGCATCTGCCGGCCAAGCAGCGGGCCGTGCTGATCCTGCGCGAGGTGCTGGCCTGGAAGGCGAGCGAGGTCGCCGAACTGCTGGAGACAACCGTCGCCTCGGTCAACAGCGCGCTCCAGCGCGCCCGCGCCACCCTTGCCGACGCCCCGCCGCGCGGGACGGATGCCGCCGACCCGCTCGACGAGTCGCAGCGCAAGCTGCTGGAGCGGTATGTCGCCGCGTTCGAGGGGTACGACATGGACTCCCTCACCGCCCTCCTTCACGAGGACGCCACGCTCTCCATGCCGCCGTTCGACCTGTGGCTGCACGGCCCTGCGGACATCCGTGCCTGGCACGAGGGCCAGGGCATAGGCTGCAAGGGCTCCCGTCTGATCCCCACGGTGGCCAATGGCACCCCGGCCTTCGGCCAGTACCGGCCCAGCGAGGACGGCTCGGGCCACACCCCGTGGGCGCTCCAGGTCATCGAGATATCAGGGGGCAGGATCGTCGGTCTGAACGCGTTCCTCGACACCGAGCGCTGGTTCCCGCTCTTCGGGCTCCCCGAGCGCCTCGGCTAG
- a CDS encoding L,D-transpeptidase — MGDIRRRRGIVALGLTALVTPLTLALGAGTAQAATCTTGTGPYQKQVEKFLGLTVDGKQSVTDCKAVQAFQTKHQISPNSGYAGPVTWSVMDLMIKQKAVGTNPNKDGKCPTDKGRIACVNLTLQLSWIQDGSKLIYGPVPVRTGRDGYETRTGLKKIYWRDIDHVSSLYNNVPMPYSQFFDGGQAFHSVDKSMWSPPGSHGCVNMTKTTAAKYWDLLRNGDDVFVYGRKPGT; from the coding sequence GTGGGGGACATACGCAGAAGACGAGGAATCGTCGCACTCGGGCTCACCGCGCTGGTGACCCCGCTGACCCTGGCCCTGGGGGCCGGCACCGCGCAGGCGGCGACCTGCACCACCGGCACCGGGCCGTATCAGAAGCAGGTCGAGAAGTTCCTCGGCCTGACGGTGGACGGTAAGCAGTCGGTCACCGACTGCAAGGCCGTCCAGGCCTTCCAGACGAAGCACCAGATCAGCCCGAACAGCGGGTACGCCGGGCCGGTCACCTGGTCCGTGATGGACCTGATGATCAAGCAGAAGGCCGTCGGGACGAACCCCAACAAGGACGGGAAGTGCCCGACCGACAAGGGCCGGATCGCCTGTGTGAACCTGACGCTCCAGCTGAGCTGGATCCAGGACGGCTCGAAGCTGATCTACGGTCCGGTGCCGGTCCGCACCGGCCGGGACGGCTACGAGACCCGTACCGGCCTGAAGAAGATCTACTGGCGTGACATCGACCATGTGTCGTCGCTGTACAACAACGTGCCGATGCCGTACAGCCAGTTCTTCGACGGCGGTCAGGCCTTCCACTCGGTCGACAAGAGCATGTGGTCGCCGCCCGGCTCGCACGGCTGCGTGAACATGACCAAGACCACTGCGGCGAAGTACTGGGACCTGCTGCGGAACGGCGACGACGTGTTCGTCTACGGCCGCAAGCCCGGCACGTGA
- a CDS encoding MFS transporter — MPPASTGASTTVGASTTSPLHLAPGQARYRRMSFALFAAGVATFALLYSTQALLPAISAGLGVSAGQASWTVSAATGALALCVLPLSALSERFGRVRLMTVSLAVAVAVGLLIPFAPSLGWLVALRAVQGAALAGLPASAMAYLAEEVRPKALVGAIGLFVAGNSIGGMSGRIVTGWVAQLWGWRAALATVGVMALVCAVVFRLLLPKARHFTPGSLDPRALARTVRGHLADPLLVRLYAIGALFMTVFGAVYTVIGYRLVEAPFGLPQGVIGSIFLVYLVGTVSSAAAGTLVARLGRRGAFYLAVSVTAAGLLLSLSEDLAVVLAGLVLITAGFFAGHAVASSSVSRTAKTGRAQASALYQSAYYLGSSAGGTLGAIAFHNGGWASTVLLGLLAVLGVVSITLYGTRAARAERRLVPVTATAR; from the coding sequence ATGCCTCCTGCCAGTACCGGGGCGTCCACCACCGTGGGCGCCTCCACCACGTCGCCCCTGCATCTCGCCCCCGGACAGGCCCGCTACCGCCGGATGAGCTTCGCGCTCTTCGCCGCCGGTGTGGCCACCTTCGCTCTCCTCTACTCCACGCAGGCCCTGCTCCCCGCCATCTCGGCCGGCCTCGGCGTGAGTGCCGGGCAGGCCAGCTGGACGGTCTCGGCGGCGACGGGCGCACTGGCGTTGTGCGTGCTGCCGCTGAGCGCGCTGTCGGAGCGTTTCGGACGGGTACGGCTGATGACGGTCTCGCTGGCGGTCGCGGTCGCGGTCGGGCTGCTGATCCCGTTCGCGCCCTCCCTGGGCTGGCTGGTCGCGCTGCGTGCGGTGCAGGGCGCGGCGCTGGCCGGTCTTCCGGCCTCGGCGATGGCGTACCTCGCAGAGGAGGTGCGGCCCAAGGCGCTGGTCGGAGCGATCGGCCTGTTCGTGGCCGGCAACAGCATCGGCGGTATGAGCGGCCGTATCGTCACCGGCTGGGTCGCCCAGCTGTGGGGGTGGCGCGCGGCGCTGGCGACGGTGGGCGTGATGGCGCTGGTGTGCGCGGTGGTGTTCCGGCTGCTGCTGCCGAAGGCGCGTCACTTCACACCGGGTTCACTCGACCCCCGTGCCCTGGCCCGTACCGTGCGCGGCCATCTCGCCGATCCGCTGCTGGTGCGGCTGTACGCGATCGGGGCGCTGTTCATGACGGTGTTCGGCGCGGTCTACACGGTCATCGGCTACCGGCTGGTCGAGGCGCCCTTCGGACTGCCGCAGGGTGTCATCGGCTCGATCTTCCTGGTCTACCTGGTCGGTACGGTCTCGTCGGCGGCGGCCGGCACGCTGGTGGCCCGGCTGGGCCGCCGGGGTGCCTTCTACCTGGCGGTGAGCGTGACCGCGGCGGGCCTGCTGCTGTCCCTGAGCGAGGATCTGGCCGTCGTCCTGGCCGGCCTGGTCCTGATCACCGCCGGCTTCTTCGCGGGCCACGCCGTCGCGTCCTCGTCGGTGAGCCGCACCGCGAAGACCGGCCGCGCCCAGGCTTCCGCCCTGTACCAGTCGGCGTACTACCTGGGCAGCAGCGCGGGCGGTACGCTCGGCGCCATCGCCTTCCACAACGGCGGCTGGGCGTCGACCGTCCTGCTCGGACTGCTGGCCGTCCTCGGCGTCGTCTCGATCACGCTGTACGGGACGCGGGCGGCCCGGGCGGAGCGCCGACTGGTGCCGGTAACCGCGACCGCCCGCTGA
- a CDS encoding LysR family transcriptional regulator, translating to MVHDHSSRPRVSLNSYEEDIRLMLAPRLAYFAGVARHEHVTRAAHELGVPQSTLSRAMVRLEQDLGVTLFARKGRTVSLTPAGRTFLASAERALTEVERAAESVRADADPAAGRVAFGFLHTMGSETVPELIRAFRVDHPRVRFTLVQNYGEAMIERLRAGELDLCLTSPVPDAPDLVARRLDEQRLRLVVPDDHRLARRKRVRLVEAADETFVTLEPGYGLRRITDALCAEAGFKPRVAFEGEEIETLRGLVAAGLGVALLPPPTVARPDVVELTVTAPRAVREIGVAWLDGHPDTAPVAAFKRFLLSRRGHLRAG from the coding sequence ATGGTGCATGACCACAGCTCACGGCCTCGCGTGTCACTGAACAGTTACGAAGAAGACATCCGGCTCATGCTCGCCCCGCGCCTCGCGTACTTCGCCGGGGTCGCCCGCCACGAGCACGTCACCCGGGCCGCGCACGAGCTGGGCGTCCCGCAGTCGACGCTCTCCCGCGCCATGGTCAGGCTCGAACAGGACCTGGGCGTCACCCTGTTCGCGCGCAAGGGCCGCACGGTCTCCCTCACCCCCGCCGGGCGTACCTTCCTCGCCTCCGCCGAGCGTGCCCTCACCGAGGTCGAGCGGGCCGCCGAGTCCGTACGCGCCGACGCCGACCCGGCGGCCGGCCGGGTCGCCTTCGGTTTCCTGCACACCATGGGCTCCGAAACCGTGCCCGAGCTGATCCGCGCCTTCCGCGTCGACCATCCCCGGGTGCGCTTCACGCTCGTACAGAACTACGGCGAGGCGATGATCGAACGCCTCCGCGCCGGGGAGCTGGACCTCTGCCTCACCTCGCCGGTCCCCGACGCCCCTGATCTGGTCGCCCGCCGCCTCGACGAGCAGCGCCTGCGGCTCGTGGTCCCCGACGACCACCGCCTCGCCCGCCGCAAGCGCGTCCGCCTCGTCGAGGCGGCGGACGAAACCTTCGTCACCCTCGAGCCCGGCTACGGACTGCGCCGCATCACCGACGCTCTGTGCGCGGAGGCGGGATTCAAACCGCGCGTCGCGTTCGAGGGCGAGGAGATCGAGACCCTGCGCGGCCTGGTGGCCGCGGGCCTCGGCGTGGCGCTGCTGCCACCCCCGACGGTGGCCCGCCCGGATGTCGTCGAGCTGACGGTCACGGCGCCCCGCGCGGTCCGCGAGATCGGTGTCGCCTGGCTTGACGGCCACCCGGACACGGCCCCGGTGGCAGCCTTCAAGCGCTTCCTGCTGTCGCGCCGCGGCCATCTACGGGCGGGCTAG
- a CDS encoding alpha/beta fold hydrolase, with the protein MVLVLPDGEPVSTRRPSPFAYTELIPLARTLARAGAADGLVAHLVRYRCRGWNGTDAQLAADAAWAVDEAVRRYGDVPVCLVGHGMGGRAALRAAAHPAVNSVLAMAPWLPEDDMAAEPEPVRQLAGRRVLIVHGTNDARTDPELSFRLAERVKKANRDICRFEVHTDGHALRQHRAEVLALAADFVTCSLFARSYARPVADALAAPPPLGLRMPLAAGFGRSLLHR; encoded by the coding sequence GTGGTGCTCGTACTGCCGGACGGCGAGCCGGTGTCGACGCGCCGGCCCTCGCCCTTCGCCTACACGGAGTTGATCCCGCTGGCGCGCACGCTGGCCCGGGCCGGGGCGGCGGACGGGCTGGTCGCCCATCTGGTGCGGTACCGCTGCCGTGGCTGGAACGGCACCGACGCACAGCTCGCCGCGGACGCCGCCTGGGCGGTGGACGAGGCCGTACGGCGCTACGGCGATGTGCCGGTGTGCCTGGTCGGCCACGGCATGGGCGGCCGGGCGGCACTGCGGGCCGCCGCGCACCCGGCGGTCAACTCGGTGCTGGCGATGGCCCCATGGCTGCCCGAGGACGACATGGCGGCCGAGCCGGAGCCGGTCAGGCAGCTCGCCGGCCGGCGCGTGCTGATCGTGCACGGCACCAACGACGCCCGGACCGACCCGGAGTTGTCGTTCCGGCTGGCCGAGCGGGTCAAGAAGGCGAACCGTGACATCTGCCGGTTCGAGGTGCACACGGACGGCCATGCGCTGCGCCAGCACCGGGCCGAAGTCCTGGCGCTGGCCGCGGACTTCGTGACCTGCTCGCTGTTCGCGCGGTCGTACGCCCGGCCGGTCGCCGACGCGCTGGCGGCTCCACCGCCGCTGGGGCTGCGGATGCCGCTGGCAGCGGGGTTCGGGCGGTCGCTCCTGCACCGCTGA
- a CDS encoding adenosine deaminase, with amino-acid sequence MTSQIPHLPTSDQIRRAPKVLLHDHLDGGLRPGTIIDLARETGYDALPETESDKLGIWFHEAADSGSLERYLETFAHTCAVMQTKEALFRVASECAQDLAEDGVVYAEVRYAPEQHLEKGLTLEGVVEAVNAGFRDGERRAREGGHRIRIGALLTAMRHAARALEIAELANRYRDMGVVGFDIAGAEAGFPPTRHLDAFEYLKRENNHFTIHAGEAFGLPSIWQALQWCGADRLGHGVRIIDDIEVAEDGSVRLGRLAAYVRDKRIPLEMCPTSNLQTGAASSYADHPIGLLRRLHFRATVNTDNRLMSGTSMSREFEHLVGTFGYTLDDMQWFTVNAMKSAFIPFDERLAMINEVIKPGYAELKSEWLFRQTATTSQYAPEEG; translated from the coding sequence ATGACGAGCCAGATTCCCCACCTGCCTACGTCGGACCAGATCCGCCGCGCCCCGAAGGTGTTGCTCCACGACCACCTCGACGGCGGGCTGCGCCCCGGCACGATCATCGATCTCGCCCGCGAGACGGGCTATGACGCTCTGCCCGAGACCGAGTCCGACAAGCTCGGCATCTGGTTCCACGAAGCCGCGGACTCGGGCTCGCTGGAACGCTATCTGGAGACGTTCGCGCACACGTGCGCCGTCATGCAGACGAAGGAGGCGCTCTTCCGGGTCGCGTCGGAATGCGCCCAGGACCTCGCCGAGGACGGAGTCGTCTACGCCGAGGTCCGCTACGCCCCCGAGCAGCACCTCGAAAAGGGCCTCACCCTGGAAGGGGTCGTCGAGGCCGTCAACGCGGGCTTCCGGGACGGCGAGAGGCGGGCCCGCGAGGGCGGCCACCGGATCAGGATCGGCGCCCTGCTCACCGCCATGCGGCACGCTGCCCGTGCCCTGGAGATCGCCGAACTGGCCAATCGCTACCGCGACATGGGCGTCGTGGGCTTCGACATCGCGGGAGCCGAGGCCGGCTTCCCGCCCACCCGGCATCTCGACGCCTTCGAGTACCTCAAGCGCGAGAACAACCACTTCACCATTCACGCGGGCGAGGCATTCGGTCTGCCGTCGATCTGGCAGGCGCTCCAGTGGTGCGGTGCCGACCGGCTGGGCCACGGGGTGCGCATCATCGACGACATCGAGGTCGCCGAGGACGGGTCGGTGCGGCTGGGCCGCCTCGCCGCGTACGTACGGGACAAGCGCATCCCTCTGGAGATGTGCCCGACCTCCAACCTCCAGACGGGCGCCGCCTCCTCGTATGCCGACCACCCCATCGGGCTGCTGCGCAGGCTGCACTTCCGCGCCACGGTGAACACCGACAACCGGCTGATGAGCGGTACCAGCATGAGCCGTGAATTCGAGCATCTGGTCGGCACTTTCGGCTACACGCTCGACGACATGCAGTGGTTCACCGTCAACGCGATGAAATCGGCGTTCATCCCTTTTGATGAACGCCTCGCCATGATCAATGAAGTGATCAAGCCCGGCTACGCCGAGCTGAAGTCCGAATGGCTGTTCAGGCAGACCGCCACGACCAGCCAATACGCGCCCGAAGAGGGCTGA
- a CDS encoding ATP-binding protein, whose product MKKSAAKTLGVAALGAAFAAAAAGTASAAAPATPSHTPNALDRVTQALPLNNAVGGVQAQNVLGATKLPAAADAAAPHVLPAVGTATQAAPGLLGGLPAGLPLPGLGG is encoded by the coding sequence ATGAAGAAGTCCGCCGCCAAGACTCTCGGCGTCGCCGCCCTCGGCGCCGCCTTCGCCGCGGCTGCCGCCGGCACCGCCTCGGCCGCCGCCCCTGCCACCCCCTCCCACACGCCCAACGCCCTGGACCGTGTCACCCAAGCGCTCCCCCTGAACAACGCCGTCGGCGGGGTGCAGGCCCAGAACGTGCTCGGCGCCACCAAGCTGCCCGCCGCCGCAGACGCGGCCGCGCCGCATGTACTGCCCGCCGTGGGCACCGCGACCCAGGCCGCGCCCGGTCTGCTCGGCGGACTGCCCGCCGGCCTGCCTCTGCCCGGACTGGGCGGCTGA
- a CDS encoding PspC domain-containing protein, translated as MTALARPRDGRVIGGVCAALARRFGTSATTMRVIFLVSCLLPGPQFLLYLALWILLPEEKTATSSW; from the coding sequence ATGACCGCCCTTGCCCGCCCCCGTGACGGACGCGTGATCGGCGGAGTGTGCGCGGCGCTGGCCCGGCGCTTCGGCACCTCGGCGACCACGATGCGGGTGATCTTCCTGGTGTCGTGTCTGCTGCCCGGCCCGCAGTTCCTGCTCTACCTGGCGCTGTGGATACTCCTGCCGGAGGAGAAGACGGCGACGTCGAGCTGGTAG